The sequence below is a genomic window from Deinococcus apachensis DSM 19763.
GCGGCTCGAAGACCAAGGAGGGCGCGGGCGGCTACATCATCGCCTACCGCAACCAGATCGTGAGCACGTCCAACCAGGGTATCGCCATCGCTTCGGGCAACAACATCGAGGTGTTCGAGAACCGGGTGATCTCTAGCGGTTACCTGCAGAACGGCACGCCCATCGCCGCCCAGAACGTGGGGATGTATGTGTGGGACACCGCCGGGAACAAGCAGCACGGGACGTTCTATAACAACCTGATGCGCGACAACCTGGTGGGCTGGGCTCGGCCCCTCAAGTCGCCCACCGCGCAGAACCCCTTGTGGCTCCCGGACTGCGCGATCACCGGAACAGGGGAGAGCCGCTGCACCGGCAACCGGGTCCTGCCTGGCCCCATTACTCTTCAGATGGAGCGGCAGGAATACCGGCGCTGGCAGGAGAAGCTGCGGGACGCTGGGGTAGCGCTCGGCCCCCAGCAGGCGCCCTGAACCCCGGGTGAGCCCCAGGTGGAGGGCCAGCCGTCCATCGGCGAACTCTCCACTGTCTTTTATTGGTGCTTCTGGGGCCACCCATCCGGGTCCATGCCGGTGGGTCGAGGGTCGTGGCCCTCAATACCGAGTGCTCTGATTCCAGAACGCGCGGTAGTGTGCCCCGATATTCCGCCGCTGCTAACCGGCATCTCCTGCCTCTCGCTTCGTCCAAGTTCGGGCTCGGATTACCGTCGTTTCATATAAGTTGGAGTGGGTGTAACTCTATGTCATGTCGTGTGTGTGCCGTGGTCGTTTCGTACAATCGAATAGCCCTGCTTCATCAATGTCTGGGAGCATTACTCCGCCAAACACAGACCGACCTCGACATCCTTGTTGTCGATAACGCCAGTACTCAGGAAGGGTACGAGTCGCTGGCCGATGAGTACAAAGGGGTGCGCTTCCTCCGTCAAGAGAAAAATATTGGGGGTGCCGGGGGCTTTCATGTGGGCCTCAAGGAGGCCAGACAGGGTGACTACGATTTCTACTGGGTGATGGACGACGACGTGATTCCTTCGCCTGACGCCCTGTCCTGCCTGCTGAGGGCCTTTGGGATTTCCCAATTCTCCTATGCCTGTAGTCTGGTCTACAGCAGGAGCGGGAAGATCATGAATGTTCCCAATGTTAAGACCATGAGTAGTGGCTTCTACCCGGATTGGGCCGAGTACCTCCCCGACAGGTTAGTCAAGGTGACGAACGCCACCTTCGTCTCGGTGATCATCCCCAAAGCCTCTATAGACAGATATGGGCTCCCCATCTATGACATGTTTATCTGGGGTGACGATACCGAATACACGCTGCGGTTGACACAAGACGAAGAGGCGGTGCTGGTTGGAAGCTCTACAGTCGTTCACGCACGTGAGATAGACGAACCCATTAACATAAGGTCGGAAAAGTTAGGCTCTCGAATTCATCTCTACTACTTCTATTACCGGAACAACTTGTACATCAATCGGACCTATTTCAAGTGGACTCGGGCCGCAAAATTTACGGTGCAGGCCATATCGGATGCTGTTGCTGTGCTGGCGAAGCGAGACGGCATCCGCAAATCCCTGGTGGTCGTTCGCGGCGTGCTGGACGGCTGGAAGTATAGTCCCGGCCCGGCGCAGCCCGTAGGAAATGGTGTTGGGGTAAAGGGCTAAAACTCTCCGCCCCCCTTTTCCCCGGCATGTCCTGAGAGGACGCAAGCTCCTCGCAGGCTAACTGGCCGGACGAAGGCCGCAACAGGAGCGTTCAAACAAAGGCAAGCTGGGTCGGAAATAGGCCGACCCAGCTTGAACCCTTGTGCCTGGAGTGGAGGAGTTAGGGGGTTCCCAGGGGCACGACCCGCCAGCCCGAGCGGCTCCAGTTGCCCGCGCTGTACACGAAGCCGTTCCCGAGCGGCGCGGCCACCCCTGAGGCGCGCGTGCCCGGCAACGACGTGAGCACCGACCAGGTGTCGGTCGCCGGGTCGTAGGCATTGACCGCCGAGATGTTTTGCAGGTGGGCCCGTTCACCCCCCGCCACCACGATGCGCCCGCCCAGCACGAAGGTCGAGCTAGAGATGTGACTGCGCGCCGACGGCAGGTCCCGCAGGGTGACCCAGGTGTCGGTCGCCGGGTCGTAGGCGTTCACCGTCGCCTGGGTCACCAGCCGCTCGTCGTGCCCGTGCTGACCGCCGATGGCGTAGATTTTGCCGCCCAGCACCGCCGAGCCCATATGGTGGCGGGGGTTGGGCAGCGGCGCGGCACTGACCCAGGCGGTGGCCCCGTTCGCCAGGTCCAGAACGTAGTGGTCCCCGACATCCTGGGTGCGGGCGAGGTTGGTGCCGCCGAAATAATGCAACTTGCCGTCCAGGTACTCGAGTTGTCCGGCGGCGCGCTCGACCGGCAGATCCGGCAGACGAGTGTACTGCTCGGAGGCGAGGTCGAAGCGCCAGACAGCCTTCGTGCCGTAGACCTGCGCCGTCCAACTGGAGTTGGCGA
It includes:
- a CDS encoding glycosyltransferase; amino-acid sequence: MVVSYNRIALLHQCLGALLRQTQTDLDILVVDNASTQEGYESLADEYKGVRFLRQEKNIGGAGGFHVGLKEARQGDYDFYWVMDDDVIPSPDALSCLLRAFGISQFSYACSLVYSRSGKIMNVPNVKTMSSGFYPDWAEYLPDRLVKVTNATFVSVIIPKASIDRYGLPIYDMFIWGDDTEYTLRLTQDEEAVLVGSSTVVHAREIDEPINIRSEKLGSRIHLYYFYYRNNLYINRTYFKWTRAAKFTVQAISDAVAVLAKRDGIRKSLVVVRGVLDGWKYSPGPAQPVGNGVGVKG